DNA sequence from the Patagioenas fasciata isolate bPatFas1 unplaced genomic scaffold, bPatFas1.hap1 Unplaced_113, whole genome shotgun sequence genome:
accgctccagatgtgaccacaccagtgctgaggcacgatggacaataagtgcccttgtctgggtggccacgcccctcccagtgcagcccagtgtgctcatgggcatattcctgtttagcaccactgagaactggctgaacatccaggctcagagggttgtgagcagtggcacaaagcccagcagaaggtaccatgaggagcactgaagaacatcatatccctacccaacatctcctccccacaggtgtctcttgggtctctggaaccacctcagtgacaagggggagagcacttcctgtatTGGGTGGAGGAGACAgggactggaatgagggtcctgggcagtttctcgtggttgttcatgcagcaataaGCTGTGCTGAatgtttggagagaggaactctttctaagggcctccaaagggcttggggatggCCTACAGTTTCctacatgctgccttttctggtagaggccacagaggctgccagtcctttaggggacacaggacatgccttgtccttcctctggtcacagctcgaccccagttctccagctcagccccagctcaggagccttgtctaggggtgacttttgggtaaGGTTCACAAGAgggatgcataagtttgtcttaagaacatgtgatgagcaccaggactgaagtaccagagcaaaatgatgtggcttctgggtgaatactttcttcagtgcacatcctgacacagggtcccagacttgctttccatgccaccctttaTGAGGGATGaggcactaagagatggcaagtgggggacaccaatccttctccagctacttcccaagcctggtgaagcaccaggacagcaagaacttctgcccctgcaccctaaactctgggaaTAATCTGGGGCAGGTGAACACcagtatttttctctccaaggcaatttccagcccaggtcagctcctgtgtgatctcccccatccctcctcggatctgctctggtgctcctggtcccatcctgttctccccacagggcccaaaaCCGGCattgatgctctgcagagcaggttggttgcagaaccatggggtgactgcacactggttgtgctgctcagtgagggacacagatgcagctggatgggctgcactgtcactgagctctttcctgggggtctcaagctctggaatgggtccagagcatttcttgggactcattgggttttccgctcatttctgttcagcaatcccttccttgtccttcaggttcctggaaactggtgcaggaagacatggcctatcccctttccagggacagaggtatgctgaccaccccttcattcttcaaattctccgtcctgcccttgttgaagatggatttgacatcttcctttcctgaggacctcagaacttgtctgattctgctgtcactcttggtagcacaatccagaatcatgggcaagggcgacagagcacttgaaatgagcctgtcccagcagctgagatgaatctcactgggccactgaggtttgttcctggaatcacacacagaaatgccacggttccatcaggcatccatatctgagttggtctcaggactccttctgcacccagggatgctcacagacagagtctgacccttttgcacatagaggccgtagtctcagtttctctctggcatcctgttgccactccaaagggatgggagaaacctcagccctgtgctgtgcctcctgctctgcactcatctgaggtgtcctacatcatcaggaatggacacggggacatcagttcaaggaagaagatcccagtgggttgtttcccctgggttgttactcccaatgtgaagtgaccttgagacacagtctgtgccacaggccttcatggaacccccaggaacagctgctgtcgttagtgttcacctggattcatctcacctctcgtacatgatgtgcatgctcacatctcatctctacaacgcagacatggatttctgacctgctcattcagtgtccatccatggagggaagaccaAAGTCTgtgggctggggagagaggccagggctggtagtgcggggccagaccatgacgatgccctggggcagatgctgtggggtgtccagtgcacaggggcacagcccagcccctgctctgctggtcctgcaggtctctggcaggaggcctggctgtgagaggacactgctgtgtgccagccctgcaaacacacactgatcagctgaacagtggtgtttcatatgtgggtcactttcttgggcatgttcttgagagaatctttgtaagaagacctaaaccttgaagccctgcccataggaaatcacctttctatctggaaaggctgttgtgagtccaactctgtcacagcagtgcccattgcctgtccctgcctgcgctcacagcactgacacacagcaggacggggaccaagctgccagagcactcaggccttgcaccaacacaaggggtgagaaggagagtgtgggagtggaaccagaacagctctggaaggccaagtactggttatccctggctctgctgccatgagagagctcttttcccttccacccattcacacgggaactgtccctgcagctccagaaaggtcttggagttaagatgccagtagaaaaaaaattgttgaaggtcgtttattttgcttaaacacagagaacacaaattcctcactgacacagccactcagtgagaaaagaaaagcaggcagcgaattgcaaagggaattaaaatattttcataataaacaaacacaaagagaaacaaaaaatgctgcagacaggatgaatctacaatgagttagactataactcttatatagaacaagatagagccagtttatagcttcagaaataatccagtcatctgtttcctcagggcatccttgagctcctggttcctcatgctgtagatgagggggttcactgctggaggcaccaccgagtacagaacagacaccaccagatccagggaaggagaggagatggaggggggcttcaggtaggcgaacatggaagtgctgataaacagggagaccacggccaggtgagggaggcaggtggaaaaggctttgtgccgtccctgctcagaggggatcctcagcacggccctgaagatctgcacataggagagcacgatgaagagaaaacacccaaatcctattaatagactaaacacaataagcccaagttccctgaggtaggagtgtgagcaggagagcttgaggatctgggggatttcacagaagaactggtccagggcattgcccttgcacagtggcagtgaaaatgtattggccgtgtgcagcagagcatggagaaacccagtggcccaggcagctgctgccatgtggacacaagctctgctgcccaggagggtcccgtagtgcaggggtttgcagatggcaacgtagcggtcgtaggacatgacggtgagaagagaatactctgcaccaaacaagaaaaatacaaagaagacctgggcagcacatcctgcataggaaatgactgtggaatcccacagagagttggccatggacttggggacagtggtggagatggagcccaggtcaagaagggcaaggttgagcaggaagaagtacatgggggtgtggaggtgctggtcccaggctatggtggtgatgatgaggccgttgcccaggagggcagccaggtagatgcccaggaagagccagaggtgcaagagctgcagctcccgtgtgtctgtgaacggcaggaggaggaactgggtgatggagctactgttggacatttgctgcctgtgggtatgaggacctgtgcaaggaggaaagacagtgacgagttagaggagacttctctctggaaattaaatgtgctgtttctcatggaaaaccccctccctgatgaagagatgtttcccctcattctctctttctaccagctgagaaaaacagttcatcacagtttaaaatgcagcttggacatctcgtttccatggacacacctgtgaggcaagatccactgaactggtgtcagaacaaaaactgacccacactcccagcccaaccccagagagcaagagctccagggacaggtggagaaacagggaaggacactgcagtgctaccagaaaataaagcaaggacagaaaggcagacgggcatgccgTGGAACCTTCTCGTTGCCCAGCTGTACTGctgacactcacataatgacactgtagggcaagtacttttagcacctgtcttgtgtaccacgttccaggaacccttcccctggaggtccagctgctgaagtggagactcaggacctggaccccatggctttggggcagaggctccgctggggaggagaggagaccaggggttgcactgggaaatgtgtctgcactgcagggggttcctgaatccccttcccagcatttctggtccatctccctctccctgcccatgtctatgtggcctgtagttgtgtctctgtccctgggtctgctccctgtcagtgtcacagaccccgtcccacccgctgtgtgctcagctctgtcctgctcacacctcctggcactgcccaggggcagctctgtgtgtgcaggggctcaggagcagctcagacaagtcctaacgagaactggggtctcagtgtcttctccaaaccagagacataaatccccatctcccactgcacacccagacaaccaagagtcgaaaactgaaagcacagactccttcccttgcagctgttcctgtcttgatgtcgttgttcagaaggatcctctgcaatgtctgtggggttgatcaggagctctgagcagccctgacccacacagcacccttcgaccccacaagttccctgcctgccctgccgggggtcgctccttccacccacagctgctgccatgggatctccccgggcaggctgagcactgaccctggcaggtggcagagtccctgtcccggcacagccctggggtgcagggaccctgctctgcaggacagccttgggcacccctgggtgcacaacttgcttctcagattttcgaagttgctgaaaaagatccctgtccttacagatcccaccagctgtgcctgtgccagtttgaggagatgcctccaggagctacagctgcattgccctgcacccacagacttaccatggcaagggctgcaaaggtttctcctccagtgagctctcagtcatcctcccagtcctgaccacctttaatctctctctgccttgctcgtctccctgagatccccaggcagagccctcagccctgctgcgctgtgcagaggagctgctcctgggcagagctgtctctctgcagcgctgccgcttgccaggagctccctctgtcccaggagcccagcccagctcagcagcacaggagcagcccaaggggctttaatgacccctctggtggcgttggtgctgagtccatggacctcagaccctggaggaagatgaagaaacttctcaagaagtcaaagtcagattcaaactgcaaagtttcttgtaatgttaatgagtcccactgagggaacctactgagaaacaatatccaggatctgggtagagcagaaaattggaggcagtgatgacaggtcagcaaaagcaaagtaaaggtctctttgatactgattaaacctggatgtgtttctttaaccaaagggccaagacctgaccccaaccctgggctcttcctgggacagtgtgatgtggggctgtgcaaggccaagggcaggactatggtcctacacctcctaggttcctggctggggacaaggaggccatgaggcccctgtggtggaaggacaaggtgtctccacacaggcatcagaggtggacacaacaaccatcgctaaggggagaaggagctcatgtctggtggggtttttggcgtctacatcccttgatcatctccaccacagcctgtcctgtgctgtggcatcccctgcacctctttccctgcaggctggagacatctccCCTgttgccccaccttgctcttgtctgagcatcttccttcctttgctgagatctctgcatcctccccagctcctccttgaagcacaaagccttggcctGATGCAGACTCGCTCTGCTGACTTACTGCATCACAgtactgcccttccagtcacattcctttctgctcatctccagcctggacctccccagctgctctttgtgccattatttctttctcataccatttttcactagttagaaaacctccaccacctctgaaaccacccttcaagcactctcaggctactcctgcactgctgcagcctccccagcgctgctgcgccaaagcagcccaggtccctcagcatcccacaccatgtgcacaaggtgctgaacctgtcttggcagagccctgcactctccagttcctccctgcttctccaaactgggaagccacacactggcacagccccgtgtgtgtggggtgacaccagtgctgaaccgaatgggatgagaactccaggtgtctgggtccccacgctcctcctcatgcagccccgtgtgcagctgccttgttcctggtgaacgtgcaccacgggctggtgtggggaccttggagtgcccaggcccttctccccggtgttactgctcagtgtgtcaggtcctgctgtgtcctgatggatggggttattgtcccaccctgatacagcactggtccctttatcttgtcaatattcagagttatctgatgggtacataccagatgcgtggaggtctgcctggggacagacaatgtcagctgaaggttgaggagtcagcatgagagggcagaacaacatgggcagtgttgtggtgactggacatcagctggaggatctctgatgaggaagaggaattagatgaggcctccttcagacaaatgaaagaagcctcatgtttgcaGGCCgtttccttgtggcagacctgagatatcccaatatctgcaaggtagcagccatccaggaggggttggagctcattgacaacatcttcctgacacgggtgactgaggagtcagtggggtgaggtgccctgtgggacttcacacttacaaaccagaaagagttggtcaggatggaacagtcagggatgggaaagtggagctgaggctcctgggagatgatcacaaggcaaagagcacagctgttgtgcagcattttttaccctttctcaaatacaatatcacaaaggTGCTGCCAGCACCACTGAGTGGCTctaatttggcaaggagtgggtccagctgaaatcgactctgtctgacattgctcaaactcctgttgtcctcttagagaggtgacaactgtagcacagccacactcaccccctgttccaagactatgtaaatccagtacagggtggcaatgtgtcagatgttacaaactacttgatcatggagaagaaatggaaaagatcttctgtcagtaacctgacaaagtcttctgtcagtgagcaggttcctgtggggaactataattgccctgactttcactggccaggcaaagcagtgggtgacaacagtccaggatgctgagttatcttattgacatggctgcctggccaacaagggtgatgctcacctggttctgaaactgggaaacaagaaagagctggtgagggatgtgaacatcagtgtccagcttggttgttgtgaccaggacacagtggggtcccaggcaccagagaggagggaagaaggccagcagcagagcacaggctggtggaatccagagaagtcttgtacataactggagaacacccaggagtggatggggctcaagtcaagtgttacttgagaaactcagacaaaattatagaacaggagatgggtcatttgaccaggtccctgaacacaagtatcactgtgcacagcacctgcgattcccaggaacacccacctctcggtccagaggagtgtgactcctcttgaggtgtcctggtctgtctcctcacccacgtggtgatttaggtacccgcttttccgatatattcagtctttatcaggagacactccggatcaatatgaacaggagacTGCTGATGCCACCCATtctgggaaaggaggaaagggtgagcagggaatgaaatagaggaaatactgctttgttgctgtttattatggaaatgctcactgtttggctgtttctgatatccccctaatcatccacaccagacttgaagcctttaggaaagtgatcacagagccttggcttgtaagagcattttagatgttagtgagccctctgctgccgtgatccCGAACTGCAGGcgctgaaagaatgaagaaacctctgatgaagtgaaaggcagaagcaaaacccaagttctgcgggtgtgtgggaccccacgaatggccatcactgacacagctgtgaaggaaacaaccagtccaggtccctgtccctggacgctggtgaagcaaaagccttgagacactggttacgggtggggaagttgatgtggaagtggctctgatgccatgtcagcccttcatgtctatttaccatcaggatggctgagccctgaccccagaaccagaccaaggagaccctttctgtcttatgtttctcaggctctgacagtgctcactgtgagtgttttgtgttttgggggtgtgtttggtgccaagtgctgttgctttaaccacaaggctctggttttctgacgaTTTGGCAATGACTGTGAGATACTCAAAACCCATTGAGCTTCTTTCagagacctggcaatggtcaccaatcacctgagctgtcccagtcccaaacttgctcgaatcctcaatttgggtccatgctccagcactgaaatgcacacgttccttctgttgctgccctaaaatcaaaaagaaaaatcagtctattccacattagtatgaccagcccatgctcttcaggtcttcttctttaacacacttactgctacgcatGGAcctctctcttcctgcactcccatgtgtctcacaaacctttcactcttgtcgttcagtaatgggccaacactccaggaggctccatccaagtgtgggcagtgtaagagaggagcagagcaggatcagttcatgggccatgactgagcacagccaccccagcagcagccatttcccatctcccaggcacaaccATGCCCACagtatgcaaatggcactgccatatatgattagtccgagggaaacctacctccaaaaatatgcttcctattccccttccacccacagacatcagccacattccacttgtgtctca
Encoded proteins:
- the LOC139826734 gene encoding olfactory receptor 14J1-like, with product MFKNGPHTHRQQMSNSSSITQFLLLPFTDTRELQLLHLWLFLGIYLAALLGNGLIITTIAWDQHLHTPMYFFLLNLALLDLGSISTTVPKSMANSLWDSTVISYAGCAAQVFFVFFLFGAEYSLLTVMSYDRYVAICKPLHYGTLLGSRACVHMAAAAWATGFLHALLHTANTFSLPLCKGNALDQFFCEIPQILKLSCSHSYLRELGLIVFSLLIGFGCFLFIVLSYVQIFRAVLRIPSEQGRHKAFSTCLPHLAVVSLFISTSMFAYLKPPSISSPSLDLVVSVLYSVVPPAVNPLIYSMRNQELKDALRKQMTGLFLKL